The genomic stretch GGGATCAAACGGAGAAGCCTCAAAGGAGAGCAAAAAAGATACGCTAGCCGCCATTAAAGACAATGACAAAATTGTCTTCGGCGTAAAAACGGACACTCGACTGTTCGGTCTTAAAAATCCAAGCTCAGGTGAGATTGAGGGTTTTGATATTGATATTGCTAAACAAATCGCTAAAGACATTTTAGGTGATGAGAAAAAAGCTCAATTTAAAGAGGTCACCTCAAAAACAAGGATTCCTATGCTGCAAAACGGGGATATCGACGCCATTGTCGCCACAATGACGATCACTGAAGAACGAAAAAAGGAAGTTGACTTTTCTGATGTCTATTTCGAGGCCGGGCAATCGCTTCTCGTGAAAAAAGGCAGCAAAATCAAGAGTGTCGAGAATCTTGGCAAAGGCTCAAAAGTTCTTGCAGTAAAAGGCTCCACCTCCTCTCAAAACATTCGTGAAAAGGCGCCTGAAGCATCTGTTTTAGAATTTGAAAACTACGCAGAAGCCTTTACAGCCCTTAAATCGGGGCAAGGCGATGCCCTCACCACAGATAATGCAATTTTATATGGAATGGCTGATGAAAATAAAAATTATCAATTAACAGGAAAGCCTTTTACAGATGAGCCTTACGGGATCGCCGTGAAAAAAGGGCAATCTGCTCTCGCGAAAGAAATCAACGCTTCACTTAAAAAGATGAAGTCGGATGGCAGATACGATGAAATTTATAAAAAATGGATCAAAGAAGACCCAGCTGAATAACAACCATCCCGGGATGAGCAGGCGATGCTCATCCCAATTTGATAAGGAGTGAATAGGCAGATGAATGTGTCAATTCTTTTCGATAACTTCAGCATGTATATGGACGGTTTTTACCATACCTTGCTCGCAAGTGTTATCGCGCTGGCCGGCAGTTTTGTCCTCGGCGTTGCTGTAGCGGTTATGAGAATAACAGTCTTTAAGCCGCTGCAATGGCTCGGGACCGCATATGTAGAATTCATCCGCAACATCCCTCTTCTTTTAATTACCTTTGTTTTCTATTTCGGACTTCCAAACGCAGGCCTGAGGCTTGACGGTTTTCAAGCGGGAACGGTTGCTCTCACCATTTATACCTCTGCGTTTATCGCTGAAGCCATCAGAGCAGGCATCCAGTCTGTTTCAAAAGGGCAGATGGAAGCGGCACGCTCGTCAGGCTTTACCTACAGCCAAGCCATGCTCCATATCATTTTGCCGCAGGCAATCAAAATCGTCATTCCGCCTTTAGGCAATCAATTTTTAAACTTAGTCAAAAACTCTTCGATTCTTGGGGTTGTGGCCGGATTGGATCTTATGTACCAAGCCGATTTAGTTTCGTCGAGCACACTCGTTGTATTTGATGTTTATATTTTTGTGGCGCTTTTTTACTTAGTGCTGACGATTCCGCTTAGCATCGGTGTTAACTATCTGGAAAAACGGCTGGAAAAAAGCTATTGATAAGGAGTGAGTTACATTGGATTTCATCGGTGCTTATTCACAGGAGCATTTAGCGTTTTTATGGGATGGCTTTCTCGTCACCTTGTACGTTGCTTTCATCTCCATCATTCTGAGCTTTT from Bacillus subtilis subsp. subtilis str. 168 encodes the following:
- the glnH gene encoding glutamine ABC transporter (glutamine-binding lipoprotein) (Evidence 1c: Function from experimental evidences in the studied genus; PubMedId: 1856180; Product type lp : lipoprotein), whose amino-acid sequence is MKKIFSLALISLFAVILLAACGSKGSNGEASKESKKDTLAAIKDNDKIVFGVKTDTRLFGLKNPSSGEIEGFDIDIAKQIAKDILGDEKKAQFKEVTSKTRIPMLQNGDIDAIVATMTITEERKKEVDFSDVYFEAGQSLLVKKGSKIKSVENLGKGSKVLAVKGSTSSQNIREKAPEASVLEFENYAEAFTALKSGQGDALTTDNAILYGMADENKNYQLTGKPFTDEPYGIAVKKGQSALAKEINASLKKMKSDGRYDEIYKKWIKEDPAE
- the glnM gene encoding glutamine ABC transporter (permease) (Evidence 1c: Function from experimental evidences in the studied genus; PubMedId: 1856180, 15849754, 16850406; Product type t: transporter); the encoded protein is MNVSILFDNFSMYMDGFYHTLLASVIALAGSFVLGVAVAVMRITVFKPLQWLGTAYVEFIRNIPLLLITFVFYFGLPNAGLRLDGFQAGTVALTIYTSAFIAEAIRAGIQSVSKGQMEAARSSGFTYSQAMLHIILPQAIKIVIPPLGNQFLNLVKNSSILGVVAGLDLMYQADLVSSSTLVVFDVYIFVALFYLVLTIPLSIGVNYLEKRLEKSY